One genomic segment of Rivularia sp. PCC 7116 includes these proteins:
- a CDS encoding alkaline phosphatase PhoX, whose protein sequence is MANTPFDTNEQAQLKGLNGYEVDPIFTVGESINTYTPPGILDGLGAYSLSDDTVRILANHEFSSSLGYEYTLKNGASIPGARVSYFDIDKESRQIVGSGLAYDTIINRQGEVVDEASDLEFGGLNRLCSAQYIEMHQFGDGIGLEDGMFFTGEETRDGGTEFVVDTATNTMYAVPWMGRAGWESVTELDTGDTEKVAILIGDDRPAAPLLMYVGTKDRTEGAGFLERNGLVNGKVYAWKADSGETSPEEFKGTFESRDGSWVEIDIYDPSQAGSAVDSDDEDSSIQNELGYDADGFATQAQQDALAAAAGAFTFSRPEDVATNPEDGTVAVMASTGRGSIFPSDDWGTTYKIDVDFNNIESGDITAKLDILYDGDDAGNGQFAGPDFGLRSPDNLEWAKDGSIYLQEDRSTSNFGLTSKEEASIWKLDPDTGKLTRVGQVDRDAVPAGQTDPSPNDIGNWETSGIIDVSRFFGEEPGQLFIFDVQAHSLRDGVIEDANLVQGGQLAFLKNPLETINELSEENTFDTDSPAQMEGLNGYNVDPVFTVGESFNTGTQTYTPPGILDGLGAYAKDDDTVRVLANHELRASQGYAYQLENGTFLTGARISYFDINKETREIEDVGLAYDTIINRQGEVVDEASDLEFGGLNRLCSAQYIGMHQFGNGIGLEDGMFFTGEETGGGTEFVVDTATNTLYAVPWMGRAAWESVTELDTGNTENVAILIGDDRGGAPLLMYVGTKDRSEGAGFLERNGLTNGKVYAWVADSGETSPEEFNGTFESRTGNWAEIDFYRPDLAGTEGYDADGFATQEKQDELAETAGAFAFSRPEDVATNPEDGTVAVMASTGRSSLFPSDVWGTTYEIDVDFNNIATGDITAELNILYDGDDAGAGQFEGSDFGLRSPDNLEWAKDGFIYLQEDRSTGEFGQTSGEEASIWRLDPASGDLLRVSQINRDAVPEGQTDSDPTDIGDWETSGIMDVSSLFGEEPGDLFLFDVQAHSIRDGIIEDANLVQGGQLAFLENSLETVNDLSPENSFDTESPAQMKGVEGSGYSVDPIFTVGESFNTGTQVYTPPGILDGLGAFALDEDTVRVLANHELRASQGYAYQLENGTFLTGSRISYFDINKETRELEDVGLAYDTIINRQGEVVDEASDLDFGALNRLCSAQYMEAHQFGEGIGLEDGMFFTGEESYGGTEFVVDTATDTLYAVPWMGRAGWESVTELDTGNTENVAILIGDDRGGAPLLMYVGTKDRSANASFLERNGLANGKVYAWKADSGETSPEEFNGTFESRNGSWVEIDIYDPSQAGTASSQDELGYDADGFATQAQQDMLAEDAGAFAFSRPEDVATNPEDGTVAVMASTGRGSLFPSDDWGTTYKIDVDFNNIATGDITAKLDILYDGDDAGAGQFEGPDFGLRSPDNLEWADDGFIYLQEDRSTGEFGQTSGEEASIWRLNPLSGELNRVSQIDRSAVPAGQTDGDPDDIGDWETSGITDVSSLFGEEAGELFLFDIQAHSLRDGVIEEQNLVQGGQLAFLNVDTPVDSPVQEVINSLNETPIATVVDGENTVEMIDLTDLSGQVTVNYTISREADFNNEVYFYAVDDITGSIGDVAVGDENYLNTALNNLISPGFSTSDDNTESGSVEFEAGSLVLPMIIADGTLEEALSGDANVYLPYMGTSDSDGFDHIKMLDANTFGFEDLPNGGDQDFNDITIKIDSFTV, encoded by the coding sequence ATGGCAAACACTCCATTCGACACTAACGAACAAGCTCAATTAAAAGGTCTCAATGGTTACGAAGTTGACCCAATATTTACCGTTGGTGAAAGCATCAATACTTACACACCTCCTGGTATTCTTGATGGTTTGGGTGCTTACTCCCTTTCTGATGATACCGTTCGCATTTTAGCTAACCACGAGTTTAGTTCTTCTCTAGGTTACGAATATACCCTGAAAAACGGAGCTTCCATACCTGGAGCTCGTGTCAGCTACTTTGATATTGATAAAGAAAGTCGCCAAATTGTTGGTTCTGGTTTAGCTTACGACACAATTATTAACCGTCAAGGTGAAGTTGTAGACGAAGCATCTGACTTGGAATTTGGCGGTTTGAACCGTCTATGTTCTGCTCAATACATTGAGATGCACCAATTTGGTGACGGTATTGGGTTAGAAGATGGTATGTTCTTCACCGGTGAAGAAACAAGAGATGGTGGTACTGAGTTTGTAGTTGATACTGCAACTAACACCATGTACGCTGTACCCTGGATGGGTCGTGCTGGTTGGGAAAGTGTTACCGAGTTAGATACAGGTGATACTGAAAAAGTTGCAATTTTAATCGGTGATGACCGTCCAGCTGCTCCTTTATTAATGTACGTTGGCACTAAAGATAGAACTGAAGGTGCTGGCTTCTTAGAGCGTAATGGTCTTGTAAATGGTAAGGTTTACGCTTGGAAAGCTGATAGCGGCGAAACTTCACCAGAAGAATTCAAGGGAACCTTTGAAAGTCGTGATGGTAGCTGGGTTGAAATTGATATTTACGACCCCAGCCAAGCAGGTTCTGCTGTAGATTCTGATGATGAAGATAGCAGCATCCAAAACGAACTTGGTTATGATGCAGACGGCTTTGCAACTCAAGCTCAACAAGATGCATTAGCTGCTGCTGCTGGTGCCTTTACTTTCTCTCGTCCTGAAGATGTAGCAACTAATCCTGAAGATGGAACTGTTGCAGTAATGGCTTCCACTGGTCGTGGTAGTATTTTCCCTTCAGATGATTGGGGTACTACTTATAAAATCGATGTTGATTTCAACAACATTGAGTCAGGTGATATCACTGCTAAACTTGACATCCTTTACGATGGCGATGATGCAGGTAATGGACAATTTGCAGGTCCTGACTTTGGTCTACGTAGCCCTGACAACTTAGAATGGGCTAAAGACGGTTCTATTTATCTCCAAGAAGACCGTTCTACAAGTAACTTTGGTCTAACTTCTAAAGAAGAAGCTTCCATCTGGAAATTAGACCCCGACACTGGTAAATTGACTCGTGTTGGTCAAGTTGACCGTGATGCAGTTCCTGCTGGTCAAACCGACCCTAGTCCCAACGATATTGGTAACTGGGAAACCTCCGGTATTATTGACGTTTCCAGATTTTTTGGTGAAGAACCCGGTCAATTATTCATCTTTGATGTTCAAGCTCACAGCTTGAGAGATGGTGTAATTGAAGATGCTAACTTGGTTCAAGGTGGTCAATTAGCATTCTTGAAAAATCCCCTTGAGACAATTAATGAACTCTCTGAGGAAAATACCTTTGATACAGACTCTCCCGCTCAAATGGAGGGTCTCAATGGTTATAATGTTGACCCCGTTTTCACAGTAGGTGAAAGCTTCAACACTGGTACCCAAACTTATACTCCTCCTGGTATCTTGGATGGTTTAGGTGCTTATGCTAAGGATGATGATACCGTTCGCGTTTTGGCTAACCACGAGTTAAGAGCATCTCAAGGTTATGCTTACCAGTTAGAAAACGGAACATTCTTAACTGGCGCTAGAATTAGCTACTTCGACATCAACAAAGAAACTCGCGAAATCGAAGATGTTGGTTTAGCTTACGATACAATCATCAACCGTCAAGGTGAAGTTGTAGACGAAGCTTCTGACCTGGAATTTGGTGGTCTAAATCGTCTATGTTCTGCTCAATACATTGGTATGCACCAATTTGGTAATGGTATTGGGTTAGAAGATGGTATGTTCTTCACCGGAGAAGAAACAGGTGGTGGTACTGAGTTTGTAGTTGATACTGCAACTAACACCTTGTACGCTGTCCCCTGGATGGGTCGCGCTGCTTGGGAAAGCGTTACCGAACTAGATACCGGAAATACCGAAAACGTAGCTATTCTGATTGGTGATGACCGTGGTGGTGCGCCTCTATTAATGTATGTTGGTACCAAAGATAGAAGTGAAGGTGCTGGCTTCTTAGAGCGCAACGGTCTTACAAACGGTAAAGTTTACGCTTGGGTTGCTGATAGCGGTGAAACTTCACCCGAAGAATTCAACGGAACTTTTGAAAGTCGTACTGGTAACTGGGCTGAAATCGACTTCTACCGTCCCGATCTTGCAGGTACAGAAGGTTATGACGCTGATGGTTTTGCTACTCAAGAAAAGCAAGACGAGTTAGCTGAAACCGCAGGTGCATTTGCATTCTCTCGTCCTGAAGACGTAGCAACAAACCCCGAAGATGGAACTGTTGCAGTAATGGCTTCTACTGGTCGTAGTAGCTTGTTCCCTTCAGATGTTTGGGGTACTACTTATGAAATCGATGTTGATTTTAACAACATTGCTACTGGTGATATTACTGCTGAATTAAACATCCTTTACGATGGGGATGATGCAGGTGCAGGACAATTTGAAGGTTCTGACTTTGGTTTGCGTAGCCCCGACAACTTGGAATGGGCAAAGGACGGCTTTATCTATCTTCAAGAAGACCGTTCCACAGGTGAATTTGGTCAAACTTCTGGAGAAGAAGCTTCCATCTGGCGTTTGGACCCTGCTTCTGGTGATTTACTTCGTGTCAGCCAAATTAATCGCGATGCAGTTCCTGAAGGTCAAACCGACAGCGACCCCACTGACATTGGTGATTGGGAAACTTCCGGTATCATGGATGTTTCTAGCTTGTTTGGCGAAGAACCTGGTGATTTGTTCTTGTTTGACGTTCAAGCTCACAGCATCCGTGACGGTATTATAGAGGACGCTAACTTGGTTCAAGGTGGTCAGTTAGCATTCTTAGAAAATTCCCTTGAAACAGTTAATGACCTTTCACCAGAGAACAGTTTTGATACTGAATCTCCCGCTCAGATGAAGGGTGTTGAAGGTTCTGGTTATAGCGTTGACCCCATCTTCACAGTGGGTGAAAGCTTCAACACTGGAACACAGGTTTACACACCTCCCGGTATCTTGGATGGTTTAGGTGCTTTTGCTTTAGATGAAGATACCGTTCGCGTTTTAGCTAACCATGAGTTAAGAGCTTCTCAAGGTTATGCTTACCAACTAGAAAACGGAACCTTCTTAACTGGTTCAAGAATTAGCTACTTCGACATCAACAAAGAAACCCGCGAATTAGAAGATGTTGGTTTAGCTTACGATACAATCATCAACCGTCAAGGTGAAGTTGTAGACGAAGCATCTGACTTGGACTTTGGCGCTTTGAACCGTCTATGTTCCGCTCAGTACATGGAAGCTCACCAATTTGGTGAAGGTATCGGTTTAGAAGATGGTATGTTCTTCACCGGTGAAGAAAGCTACGGTGGTACAGAGTTTGTAGTTGATACTGCAACTGATACCTTGTACGCTGTACCTTGGATGGGTCGTGCTGGTTGGGAAAGTGTTACTGAGTTAGATACTGGTAATACCGAAAACGTGGCAATTCTTATCGGTGATGACCGTGGTGGTGCGCCTCTATTAATGTACGTTGGTACCAAAGATAGAAGTGCAAATGCTAGCTTCTTAGAGCGTAACGGTCTTGCAAATGGTAAGGTTTACGCTTGGAAAGCTGATAGCGGTGAAACCTCACCAGAAGAATTTAACGGTACTTTTGAAAGCCGTAATGGTAGCTGGGTTGAAATTGATATTTACGACCCCAGCCAAGCAGGTACTGCTAGTTCACAAGATGAACTTGGTTACGATGCTGATGGATTTGCTACTCAAGCTCAACAGGATATGTTGGCTGAAGATGCAGGTGCTTTCGCATTCTCTCGTCCTGAAGATGTAGCAACAAATCCAGAAGATGGAACTGTTGCAGTAATGGCTTCCACTGGTCGCGGTAGTTTGTTCCCTTCAGACGATTGGGGTACTACTTACAAGATTGATGTTGACTTTAACAACATTGCTACTGGTGATATTACTGCTAAACTTGACATCCTTTACGATGGGGATGATGCAGGTGCAGGACAGTTTGAAGGGCCTGACTTTGGTTTGCGTAGCCCTGACAACTTAGAATGGGCTGATGATGGCTTTATTTATCTTCAGGAAGACCGCTCTACAGGTGAATTTGGTCAAACTTCTGGAGAAGAAGCTTCTATTTGGCGTTTAAATCCTCTTTCTGGTGAGTTAAATCGCGTATCTCAAATTGACCGTAGTGCAGTTCCTGCCGGTCAAACAGATGGCGACCCTGATGATATTGGTGACTGGGAAACTTCCGGTATTACCGATGTTTCCAGCTTGTTTGGTGAAGAAGCTGGCGAATTATTCTTGTTTGACATTCAAGCTCACAGCTTGAGAGATGGTGTAATTGAAGAGCAAAACTTGGTTCAAGGTGGTCAACTTGCATTCTTAAATGTTGACACACCTGTTGATTCACCCGTTCAAGAAGTAATCAACAGCTTAAACGAAACACCAATCGCAACTGTAGTTGATGGTGAGAACACAGTTGAAATGATTGACCTTACCGACTTATCCGGTCAGGTAACAGTAAATTACACCATTAGCAGAGAAGCAGATTTCAATAACGAAGTTTACTTCTACGCTGTTGATGATATTACTGGAAGCATTGGTGATGTAGCAGTTGGTGACGAAAATTACCTGAATACTGCTTTAAACAACTTGATATCTCCTGGATTCTCTACCAGCGATGACAATACAGAATCAGGAAGTGTTGAATTTGAAGCTGGTTCTTTAGTTCTGCCAATGATTATTGCTGACGGAACTTTGGAAGAAGCACTTAGTGGAGATGCGAATGTCTACTTACCTTACATGGGTACTAGTGATAGCGATGGCTTCGACCACATCAAGATGTTAGATGCTAACACCTTCGGCTTTGAAGATTTACCCAATGGTGGTGACCAAGACTTTAACGATATCACTATCAAAATTGATAGCTTTACCGTGTAA
- a CDS encoding NAD(P)/FAD-dependent oxidoreductase: MNSNTKLLDQIAIIGAGLGGLACAVALHKKGYNVQVYEKAQDFRPVGGGLGLLPNGSKILDKIHPGIVAEIKNLSCHVKETVLKNTQGENIRTRPASRFEDNYGYPLITVWWWRLQQTLASKLPANIIHLNHRCTGFSQDDKGVDIYFENQEGSKKTVRADLLIGADGIKSVVRRNLIADDEPRFLNSMSWRAVIKNNQELISPEQMGFVRGHREFMYLLNVGNGEIAWLYRRKSSDYSLSANQEEAKSRVLDKIAEWGKPLRSLVEETPSERILEGGICDRLPLDSWSQGRVVLLGDAAHPMAPAAGQGANSSFEDAWVLADCLSNASSINEAFANYEQRRIPRLKIIQTRSARGEMRYYETESERLERENLEKPQEMTMKEFSDWLHHYQL; encoded by the coding sequence ATGAATTCCAACACGAAATTGCTCGATCAAATAGCTATAATCGGTGCTGGTTTAGGAGGTTTGGCTTGTGCTGTTGCGCTGCACAAAAAAGGCTATAACGTCCAAGTTTACGAGAAAGCCCAAGATTTTCGTCCCGTTGGTGGTGGTTTGGGTTTGCTGCCAAATGGTTCCAAAATATTAGATAAAATCCATCCTGGGATAGTTGCAGAAATTAAAAATTTAAGCTGTCACGTCAAAGAAACGGTTTTAAAAAATACTCAAGGTGAAAATATTCGTACTCGTCCAGCTAGTAGATTTGAAGATAATTATGGCTATCCTTTAATAACAGTTTGGTGGTGGCGATTGCAACAAACGTTAGCATCAAAATTACCTGCAAATATTATTCATCTCAATCATCGCTGTACTGGCTTTTCCCAAGATGATAAAGGTGTAGATATATATTTTGAGAATCAAGAAGGTAGTAAAAAAACAGTTCGTGCTGATTTATTGATTGGTGCGGATGGGATAAAATCTGTTGTCAGGAGAAATTTAATTGCAGATGATGAACCTCGTTTTTTAAATAGTATGTCTTGGCGGGCTGTAATTAAAAACAACCAAGAATTAATAAGTCCCGAGCAAATGGGTTTTGTTAGGGGACACAGGGAATTTATGTATTTATTAAATGTTGGTAACGGAGAGATTGCTTGGCTTTACCGTCGAAAATCTTCCGATTATTCTCTTTCTGCAAACCAAGAAGAAGCCAAATCTCGCGTATTAGATAAAATCGCTGAATGGGGAAAGCCTTTACGTTCCTTAGTAGAAGAAACTCCATCCGAAAGAATTTTGGAAGGAGGAATTTGCGATAGATTGCCGCTAGATTCTTGGAGTCAAGGAAGAGTTGTTTTATTAGGTGATGCCGCGCACCCAATGGCTCCAGCAGCAGGGCAAGGAGCAAACAGCAGTTTTGAAGATGCTTGGGTATTAGCAGACTGCTTATCAAATGCTTCCAGCATAAATGAAGCTTTTGCTAATTACGAACAGCGTCGCATTCCCCGGTTAAAAATTATTCAAACCCGTAGCGCTAGAGGTGAAATGCGTTACTACGAAACCGAAAGCGAGAGGTTGGAAAGAGAAAATCTTGAAAAACCACAAGAAATGACTATGAAAGAATTTTCCGATTGGTTACATCACTATCAGCTTTGA